In the Clostridium gelidum genome, AATGAAAAATTTATTAAGAGCAAAAAAAAGTATGGCTTTTTTAACTAGCTTATCTTTAGCCATAACATTATTTACAGCTGTTCCAGTTAGGGGATATGCAGCAGATGGAAGTAATACTATAACATTACTTGCAACTACTGATGTACACGGCACAGTTTTAAATTATGATTATGGAACAGGGAAAGCACCAGCAAAGGATCAAGGGTTAGCTAAAGTTTCATCATATGTTAAAAGTGTAAGACAAAATAATAAGAATGTTATGTTAATTGACAATGGAGATACTATTCAAGGAACTCCACTTTCATATTATTATGACATTTTAGATACAAAAACAGAGTATCCTACAGCAAAAGTAATGGGTGCTATGAAATATGACTCATGGACATTAGGTAATCATGAATTTAATTATGGTTTAGACGTATTAAATAGAGTAATTAAAGATTATAAGTCAGAAGGAATATCAGTACTTGGAGCTAATATATATAAGAAAGATGCAACAAATTTTGTTGATCCTTATATAATAAAGAGTTTTAAGGTTAATGATAAAGAAGTAAAGGTTGCAGTTATAGGATTAGAAAATAAATGTATACCTAGCTGGGAAGATAAAAAACATTATGATGGTTTACAATTTAATGATCTTGTAGATGAAGCAAAAAAATGGGTTAAAGAAGTAAAAAGTAAGGGTGCAGATGTTGTTATAGTTTCAGCACATAGTGGTCAAGAAACTGCGGCAGATGTGTTGCCTGAAAATGAAGTTAATGCAATAGCAACACAAGTTAGTGGTATAGATGCAATTATTGCAGGTCATGCTCACACAAAAACAAATGACTTAACTAAAAAGAACCCAGAAGGTAAGATTGTTCCAATAGTTGAATCAACTAAAGGAGCTACAGGTCTTGCACAAGTTGATATAAATATTGATGCTAATGGAAAGCTTTCTGGAATAGCAACAAAGAATGTTGATATTGATAAGACTATACCAGAAGACCAAGAAATAGTTAGTTTAATTAAACCTTATGAAGATACAACATTAAAATATGTAGACACAAAGATTGGAACTTCAACTGGAGAATTTACAGGAAGCGGACAAACAAATAATCCTACAGCAATTATGGAGTTAATTAATAAGGTTCAAAAGGAAAGCGCAGGTACACAATTATCAATTGCAGCTCCTTTAAGTTCAAGTGCATATATACCAAAAGGTGATATTACAATTAAAAATATGATGTCAGTTTATGTATTTGAAAACTTCTTATATGGAGTAAAGATGAGCGGTAAGCAAGTAAAAGATTGGATGGAATATTCGGCTAGATATTATGCTCAAACAACAGGTGGTAATACAACAGTAGCTAAAGATTCAATACTAAATGTTCCGGATTACAATTTGGACCAATTATATGGTACCACATATGATATAGACTTAACACAACCAGCATGTACAGTTGATAAGACAACAGGAAAAGTAATTTCAGGAAATAGAATAAAGAATTTAAAAGTTAATGGTATAGAAGTAAAAGATTCAGATCAATTTACAGTTGCAATTAATAACTATAGATACAATGGTGGTGGAGGCTTCATGAAAGCTATAGGATTAAGTAGTACTGATCCAAGCATTGTAACTTATGACTCAGGTAAAGCTCTTGGAGATGATGGACAAGTAAGAAGCTTGATGACAAATTATATTCAAAAGCATGGAGAAATTAAACCAGAATGTTCAAATAACTGGAACATAGTAACAGGTAATACACAAAAAAAGTAGTTTAGACCTATAAAAAGTTCATGTATATCATGATAATAATCAATTTAGGGGGGATTTATAATGAAAAACTTATTAAGAGCTAAAAAAAATATAGCTTTATTAACTAGCTTGTTTTTAGCAATTACATTATTTACAGCTTTTCCAGTAATGGGATATGCTGCAGAGAATGAAAAAACTTTTGATATTATTGAGATAACAGATTTTCATGGAACATTGAAAGATTCATCAGGAAATCCAGTTGCAGGAGTTTTAGCAGATAGAATAGGTAATGTAAAAAAATCTAATTCTGATAGAACACTAATTTTTGGGGGCGGAGATTTATATCAAGGTTCTGCAGTATCCAACATTATGAAAGGGGTTCCAGTTCAAAAAGTTATGTCACAAATTGGCATGGAAATAACAACCCTTGGAAATCATGAATTTGATTGGGGATTAGATACAACTATAAATACAACTATGAAAGATGCAACTTATTCAATAGTTTGTAGTAATCTTTATAGTAAAGAAACTGGTAAGAGAGTATTTGAACCATATAAAATTATAACTAAAGATGGCTTAAGAATTGCAATTATTGGTGGAATAACACGTGAAACAGAAACTAGTGTAACACCTAAATATGTAAAAGATTTTGAATTTAAGGACCTTGCAAATGAAATTAATTCGGTTGCAGCACAAATCAAGCAAGATAAATTGGCAGATGTTACAATAGCGTTAGTACATGAGGGAGATAAAGGTGATAATGCTACAGGACCATTATTTGATTTAGCCAATAATCTTAAAAATGTAGATGCAGTGTTTGGCGGACATAGTCATACTAAAACTGCTACAATAGCTAAAACCACTAATATTCCAGTTTATATTGCAGCTTCTAATGGTAAGGGATATATAGATGCTAAATTTAAAATCACTAGTGACAAGAAAATTATATTCGATGTACCAAGTCTTACAGCTAGCTATATAGCTTTAGATAATGAGAATGGATATAAAGCTAGTAATCCACAAGCAGATAGTTCTATTAATAAGATTGTAGATGAGGCTAATAAGGAAATAGATCCAATGACAAAGGTAGTTATAGGATATAATAAAGATAAAATTTTAACAAGAACATTAGATGAATCTCCATATGGTTCATCAGTTTTGGGTAATTGGGCATCTGATATTACAAGAAGTGCAGTTAATGCTGATGTTGGTTTTCAAAATAATGGAGGACTTAGAATAGATATACAACAAGGCGATATTACAGTAGGTACAATGTGGCAATTTATGCCTTTTGATAATACAATTTATAAATTAAATATGACAAAGGCTCAATTAAAAGAAGTTTTAGAGCAAGCAGTTGCAGATAAAAGTAAGGGGTTACAAGTATCTGGAATTAAGTTTACTTATGACTCAAGTCTTACAGAGGGGCAAAGAGTTAAGTCTATAATAAGAGAAGACGGAACAGCAATTAATGATACTGAAAGATTATCTGTAGCAGTTCCAGATTTTGTAGCTCAAGGTGGAGATTCATTTACTGCATTTAGAAAATGCGGTGGATTAAATATTGCAAATGATACTCATGTTGTAATAAGAGATACTTTTATAGATTGGTGTAAATCTAATAAAGATAAAAATGATAAAAACACAATATCAAATGTAGATGTTAAAAGAATGGTTAATCAAGTAACAAGTAGCATAGGAACTTGGAAAAATGAAGGACAAACTTGGAAATATATGAAAGATGGAAAAGCTGTTAGTGGATGGAATGAAATCAATGGGAAATGGTATCTAATGGATTCAACAGGAGTAATGCAAATAATGTGGAATCAAGTGGATGGAAAATGGTATTTCCTAAATGATGACGGAAGTATGTCTACTGGTTGTTGGGTAAATACTAATAACAATTGGTACTACTTAAACGGAGATGGTTCAATGGCTTCCAATACCATTACAGCTGATGGATACGCATTAGGCTCAAATGGAGAATGGATAGCTTAAAAAATAGAAAAATTGTATTGTAGGATTAAGAGGTGCTATATAATAGCATCTCTTTTTCTATGAAATTAAGTTTTTAATGTGAAATGGAATTGATATAAACATATGGAATCAAGAATATTGAGATGAAGTTTTCAGGCTTAAATAACGTTTCTGTACGCAAAACTTAAGATAAATTATGATAATCATAATAATTTATAAAAATACTTGCAATATTATTAATAAGTATATATAATAAAACTAATCCGATGACAATACTAAGGATTGAGAAATTTATGGTTATTTTTTAGATATTGACAAATGAAAAAAATGCTTATATAATCATGTCAGAAACTAAATTAAATAATCGTGTATCTTATCAAGAGTGGTGGAGGGACTGGCCCTGTGAAACCCGGCAACCGAAATGTTGGTTATTTTATCGATATTTGTATGGTGCTAATTCCAGCAGCTTTAGCTGACAGATGAGAAGATAAATTTGTATAGTGTATTAAGCGCTAGAGATTTATTCTCTAGCGCTTTTATTTTAGTTATCTGGAAACAATGTCAAAGGAGGAAAAGTGTTTTGATAGAAATTAAAAACGTAATTAAAAGTTTTGGTGAAACACAAGTTATAAAAGATGTATCAATAAGCATTAAAGAAGGCGAAATTTATGGGATAATAGGACATAGTGGAGCAGGGAAATCTACACTGCTTAGATGTATAAATGGACTTGAATCGTATAATGGAGGATCTATTAATGTAATGGGGAAAGAAGTTTCTTCATTAACAGGTAGAAGTCTTAGGGAATTTAGAAAAGATTTAGGAATGATTTTTCAAAACTTTAATCTTATGAAAAGAAAAAATGTTTTTGATAATATTGCACTTCCTCTTGATATATGGGGCTACAATAAAAGTGAAATAGAAGAGAAGGTGTTAGATTTACTTAAGTTAGTTGGGTTAGAAGACAAAAGATTAAGCAAGCCATCAGAACTAAGTGGAGGGCAGAAACAAAGAGTAGCCATAGCAAGAGCGCTTTCATTAGATCCTAAAATATTACTTTGTGATGAAGCAACATCAGCATTAGATCCTAAAATAACAAAAGATATTTTAGCCTTACTTTCTAAAATCAATAAAGAATTAGGTATAACAATAGTAGTAGTTACCCACCAAATGGAAGTTATAAAAGAAGTTTGTGAAAGGGTTGCTTTATTAGATGGAGGAGAAATAAAGGCAGAAGGAAAAGCAGAAGATTTATTTTTAAAACCTGGAACTTCATTAAAAAAGTTTTTAGGGGAAGAAGATGAACTGTTACCAGATGATGGAGTTAATATTAAATTATTTTTTCCAAGCAATTCTTCAGAAAATGCACTTATAACTAAAATGGCTAGAGAACTTGAAATAGATTTTTCAATAGTTTGGGGAAAACTTGAAAAATTTAGAGAGGACATACTAGGGGGACTTGTAATAAATATAAAAGAAGAAGATAAGGATAAGGTTATAAAATACCTTGAAAGTAAGGATATTCTATTGGAGGTGATTGAATAATGAATGAGATAATAGGAAAAGCTTTAATAGAAACGTTAGAAATGGTTTTTGTATCAACTACTTTTGCAGTTATTTTAGGATTTATACCTGCAATTATATTAACAATTACTGCCAATGATGGATTAAAGCCAAATAAAATTATTTATAATATTTTAGATTTTATAGTTAATACATTAAGAAGTTTTCCATTTATTATATTGATGGTAATAATTATACCTTTAACTAGATTAATTGCTGGCAAATCTATAGGTACAGAAGCAGCTATGGTTCCACTTACAATTGCAGCAGCACCTTTTGTTGCAAGAGTTATAGAAGCATCATTAAGAGAAGTTGATAAAGGTGTGATTGAAGCAGCAAGATCTTTTGGAGCATCAAATCTTCAAATTATATTTAAGGTCATGCTTAAAGAAGCAGTTCCTTCAATAATGTCAGGAATAACTTTAACAATAATAAGTATTGTTGGATATTCAGCAATGGCAGGGGCTATTGGAGGTGGAGGACTTGGTCAAGTTGCAATAAGCTATGGATACCAAAGATTCCAAACAGATGTAATGATAGTAACGTGTATTATTTTAATTATAGTAGTACAAGGACTACAATTTTTAGGAAATTATTTTTATAATAAATTATCAAAATAGGGGGAAAAAATATGAAAAAGAAATCAATTTTATCAGTAGTTTTAGCAGGAATAGTGGCACTCGGATTAGTAGGTTGTGGGTCTGGAACTAATACAGGAAGTAAAGATTCTAAAAATGACAAGGTAATAAAAATTGGAGTAACACCAAAACCACATAAGGAAATAGTAGAAATAGCTAAACCATTACTTGAAAAAGAAGGATATACAGTAGAAATAACTGAATTCAATGATTATGTTCAACCTAATACTGCGGTATCAGAGGGGTCGTTGGATGCGAATTTCTTCCAACACATGCCTTATTTGAAGGAACAAAATGAATCAAAAGGATTTAAATTAGTTTCAGTAGGAGCTGTTCACTTAGAGCCAATGGGGTTATATTCCAAGAAAATTAAGAGCCTAGATGAACTTAAAGATGGAGCTACAATTGCTATTCCTAATGATCCATCAAATGAAGCTAGAGCATTAAAACTACTCGCAGGTAAGGGAATAATAAAAATTAAAGATGGTGAATTAGTTACACCAAAGGATATAATACAAGATGGTGGAAATTCAAAAAACTTAAAGTTTAGCGAATTAGAAGCGGCAGCAGTTCCAAGAGCAATAGATGATGTTGATGCAGCTGTAATAAATGGTAACTATGCAATAGATGCTAAATTCAATCCAACAAAAGATGCAATTATAATTGAAGATAAGAATTCAGAAGCTGCTAAGCCTTATGCAAATATAGTTGTTGTAAAAGAAGGTAATGAAAAACAAGAAAAAATTCAAGCTTTATATAAAGCATTGACTTCACCAGAAGTTAAAGCATTCATAGAAAAGGAATATAGTGGAGCAGTAATTCCAGTATTTTAATGAAATATAGAATAAAAAATATATGTAATTTAATTAGGTAAAATATCCTTTACAAGTACATCAAATGCTTGTAAGGGATTTTTTCTTTAGCTTTATCATTTGATAAAAATAATGTATACTTTTAATTATAATTAGGCAAATAATGTTTTTAATTGTAAACAACAGTATTAAGATGTTTAAATATAAAAAAGTAGAATTTTTCTTAAAAGGAGAATGAGTTATGAACATATCAGAGGTTAATGTTAAGTTAGTTGGGAGTGACATATTAAGTATTATTAATGAGTTTGTTAAAGTTGATGGATTGATTTTAAATAATGTATTTATTGAAGATGGAATAATATTAGAAGGAAGTCTTAAAAAGGGAATAAAGATAGATTTTTTTGTAAAAGTAGAATTAATCGAGTGTGCTCATAATATAATTGTAGCTAGAATTGTTAAAGCTAAAATTCTAAATCTTGGAATTTTTAGAATTCTAAGAAGTTTTGCACTAAAGCAGCTAGCAAAAGCATTCAAGGAATATGGAATAGAGAGCCAAAAGGATAAAGTAATAATTAATATAAATACGTTACTTAAAGGTGTGCCTTATGTCGAGCTAAATATTACCGAGATTTTTATGAAGAGATCAGAATTATGGGTTGAAGCTAGTAATGTTAATATTTCAATAGCCGGAGAATTAATAAAGAAAGTTGAAGCAGAAGAAGTTAAGGAAGAAAATGAAGACAATATAGCTGAATTAGAAATTGTAAATAAGACTCAAGACAATTATTCTAGAGGAAGAGAGATTTTAGAGGACAAGCTACCAAGAAGCGTTAAGGAATATAAAGAATATATATTTATATTACCAGATGTAATTTCTCTAATTTATAGATTACTTAGAGATAAAAGAGTACCTTTGAAAACTAAGTTAATAATGTCAGCAGCTATTGCATACATAGCAATTCCTACAGATATAATACCGAGTAGCATACCATTTATAGGCGCAATTGATGATATTGGAGTTGCATTTTTTGCTTTAAACAAAGTTCTTGCAGATGTGCCATTAGCCATAATAATAGAAAATTGGCAAGGTAAAAATGAGTTACTTTTAGTATTAAAAAATGGAGTTGAATATTTAGTTGATTTTACAGGGGCTAGAAATGTAAGTAAATTATGTGATGTAGTGAGAGAATTGTCTACATTGTAAAATAACTTGTGATATTTGGATATAATATAGATGAATAAGGATCTGAAGAAGAAAGGAACAAAGCAATGGCAAAGAAAGTTTATGCAATACAATGTGGATTTGATGTTAAGAACAATAAGAAAGTAGAAAATATTATAGTTAATACTTGGGACGAATGTTTAAAATATGTAAAAGGCGTAAAAGGAGCTAAATATAAGAGCTTTGAAAGTATTGATGATGCAAAGGCATATCTAAATGAAGGAAATAGAATGCTTAAAAAAAGTGATAACAAGTATCCTAAAGATTGCCTTCATGCTTATGTCGATGGTAGTTATAATTCTTCTGATGGAAGATATTCTTATGGTGTAGTTTGTGTTAGTAATAATGTTGTAGAATACATAGAAAGTAATGCTGCGAAGGATACATCAGAAAAGAATGTAAGACAAGTTGCAGGAGAGCTTAAGGGCGCTGTTAGAGCTGTTGAATATGCTTCAAGCAATAATAGGACAAAGATAGTTTTATTTCATGATTATGAAGGCATAGCACATCATGCAACTGGTGCTTGGGATAGGAAAGAAGAGTCATCTATGGAATATTATGATAAAATGCAAAAATTAATGAGTTCTGGAATTGAAGTTATATTTGTTAAAGTGGACAGTCATACAGGAGATTTATTTAACGAACTTGTGGATGAAAAATGTAAGCAATGTTTAGGCATAACTTCTGATAAAATAGTTCAAAAATGGCTTAATAAAAATATTATAGAAGTTGCTAATAATGAAGTGAAAGCTGAAATTTTAAGCATAGCGCCTAATTGTGCTAATAATATAATAATAAGTGGTGAGAATAAATTTATTGATGAGAGTATAGATGTTATAGAAATTGATAAAACAACAAATGAAAATGATCAAATTGATGATGAATTTAGATTTGAACAAATTGTAAATTTATATAAAACTAATTACAAAGAAGGAAAAAAGGTGATTTCAAAACTACTAAGTAAGCAAAAAGAAAGCTTTATTTTATATTTACTAAGTCATAATAAATAAGGCAAAAAATTGCCTAGAATGCTGAATTATTATTTTTTGAATGTTTATAACTAGCACATTTAGTTATTATTTATTTTCTTTCAGATTCCTAAGTTTGAAATAGATAATAAATGTAGAAAAAATTAACTTGGATAACTTTTTAATTTCTGCACAATCTATATTTAGAAAATAAATTAATATTAAAGAGGTGTTAATTATGCAAAGATTTTCAAAAGGAATGATGGCAGGAATTTTAATTGGAGTAGCTGTTGAAATGGCTATGATGCCAATGTATGACAGAAGTACTCAAAGAACAATGAAAAGAGCAGGAAGAAAAATGAGAAATATGGCTGAAGCTACTTATAGTGGCATGCAAGATTGGATGAGATAAATATTGTCTTATTAACGTTTTCATAAAATTTTGAATTTAATTTAATATGAGAAGATATGAAATAAATTTTTTAATAATTAATTTCATATCTTTTTAATTTATGTACAAATAATGTAAGAAAATATTTTGAGCTTATAATTTTTAGTGTAAAAATGGATAAAAAAATTAAATTATATAAAATTTGGGGAGCATTTATATTTTTATGCAGTTTTTTATGAATTTATGTTATAATTAAGGAAATTATATTAACTTAATTAAATAATTTGTTGAATAGAGAAGGATTGAAGAAATGGAAATTCTATCATTAGGAGAAAAAATTAAAAGAAAAAGAAAACAATTAAATATGACCTTAAAAGATTTGGCTAAAGACAGAATAACTCCAGGACAAATAAGCTTAGTTGAATCGGGGCGCTCAAACCCCTCAGTTGACTTATTAGAATATTTAGCAGATGCATTAAATACAACTGTCGAATATTTAATGGAATCAGAAGAAAGCCAAGCAGAAAAAATTAGTCTTTATTATGAACAAGTAGGAGAATCATGTATATTGCAAGGTGATTATGAAAAAGGACAAAGATATATTGATAATGCTTTATATTATTGTGAAAAATATAACTTAGAATATAGAAAAGCAATTATATATTTCATAACAGCAAAATCATATATGTATAAGACAGATTTTCCGATGGCACAAAAGATTTTTTTGTCGGCAAATGTAATTTTTATTAAAAATAATAATTATGAAAAAATAATAAAAACTTTTTTACATTTAACTAATGTAGCTTTAGAACTAAAAGCATATCATTCAGCTAGCAGTTATTTGAAACAAGCTGAAAAAGTATATTTAGATAATAATATTGTAGATGATTTTCTAATGGGTGAAATACATTATAATATGGCTAGAACATATTATAATATAGAAGAGTTAGATTTAGCATTAAAATATTCATATCTAGCAAAGAGTAGATTTGAACAAATATATAATGATGAGGATTATGCAAAAAACTTATTTTGTTTAGCTGAAGATTTTAATAAAAAGGGTGATTTGCCAAATGCTATAAAGTATTCAAAGAAAACGTTGGAAGTTTATAAAAAAATACAATATAACAAAGGTATAGTTAATATAGAACATAATTTAGGAAGATTATTCTATGAATTAGGGCATTTGGAAGAATCACTTAAGCATTATGAAATATCAAAAAGTGTTAGTGCTCAAAATCATGTGGGCTATATAAATGATATATTGATAGATATTTGTAAAAATCATTTAAAATTGAAAAATACTGAAGAATGTAGTAAGTTATTAAAAAATATTGAAAACAGTATTGAAGAAAATGATATTGACAGAAAAATTGAATGTAAATTAATTAAATATACTATATTTAATATTGATGAAAAAATGGAACAAGCAGAGAGCGTATTAATTGATACATATATGTTGGCAAAAAATAGTGGAAGACTAGCTAAAGCCGGTGAATTAGCTATGAGAGTTGGAAAATACTTTATAGATAAGAAGGAAGAAGAGGAAGCCTCATACTATTTGAATCAAGGAATACAATTATTTAATGAGGCAGAAAAATTAAAAAATTAAGAGGTAAATGGGTGATATAATTGGAAATACTATCTACTGGCGAAAAAATAAAAAGGGCTAGAATATTCAAAGGAATTACATTAAAGCAACTATGCGAAAATAAAATTTCTATTGCTAAAATGAGTTGTATAGAAAATGGCAAAATTAAGGCAGATAAGGAGTTGCTTAAATATATATCAGAAAAAATTGAAATAGATTTTAATTATTTAATAGAAGATGTTTATGAACAAATATTAAATAATTTAGAAACGATAAAAAAGAATATTTCATGTGATAATGATTCGGAAAGTAAGCTGAAAGATAATTTAAGTTATGCACTAAAATATAAATACTATGATTTAGCATTTAAATTAATACATATATTATTTTATTATTATGTGGAAGAAAATAAGGCGGAAAATATTCAATTGATAGTTTCTCAATACTATGATTTATTTCAAAGAAATAATACAGAAGAAAATACAGTTACATATTTCAAAGATATGGCAATATATCTTTCACAAAATGGAGAATATATAGAGGCTATATCATATTACAGTAAGCTTAGAGAAATGTGTCAACAAAAGAAAGAAAAATTTGATAAAGCGGAATATTGCTTAATAGGTTATAATGAAGCATTAGGTTATCAGAATCTAGGAAAAACAGAAGAAGCATATAGTATTTTATCAGACATTATAGGATATGTTGATAAACTTAAAACAGATGAGAGTAAAGGTAAAATATATCATATTTATGCTACTGTATGTATTAAGTTGAAGAAAGATTATGCAGAGGAATATAAAAAGAAAGCATTTGAATATCAAAAACATAATCCTATTTCATTAGCATTATCACATGGAAACTATGGAAAATATTATTT is a window encoding:
- a CDS encoding 5'-nucleotidase C-terminal domain-containing protein, which produces MKNLLRAKKNIALLTSLFLAITLFTAFPVMGYAAENEKTFDIIEITDFHGTLKDSSGNPVAGVLADRIGNVKKSNSDRTLIFGGGDLYQGSAVSNIMKGVPVQKVMSQIGMEITTLGNHEFDWGLDTTINTTMKDATYSIVCSNLYSKETGKRVFEPYKIITKDGLRIAIIGGITRETETSVTPKYVKDFEFKDLANEINSVAAQIKQDKLADVTIALVHEGDKGDNATGPLFDLANNLKNVDAVFGGHSHTKTATIAKTTNIPVYIAASNGKGYIDAKFKITSDKKIIFDVPSLTASYIALDNENGYKASNPQADSSINKIVDEANKEIDPMTKVVIGYNKDKILTRTLDESPYGSSVLGNWASDITRSAVNADVGFQNNGGLRIDIQQGDITVGTMWQFMPFDNTIYKLNMTKAQLKEVLEQAVADKSKGLQVSGIKFTYDSSLTEGQRVKSIIREDGTAINDTERLSVAVPDFVAQGGDSFTAFRKCGGLNIANDTHVVIRDTFIDWCKSNKDKNDKNTISNVDVKRMVNQVTSSIGTWKNEGQTWKYMKDGKAVSGWNEINGKWYLMDSTGVMQIMWNQVDGKWYFLNDDGSMSTGCWVNTNNNWYYLNGDGSMASNTITADGYALGSNGEWIA
- a CDS encoding methionine ABC transporter ATP-binding protein, producing the protein MIEIKNVIKSFGETQVIKDVSISIKEGEIYGIIGHSGAGKSTLLRCINGLESYNGGSINVMGKEVSSLTGRSLREFRKDLGMIFQNFNLMKRKNVFDNIALPLDIWGYNKSEIEEKVLDLLKLVGLEDKRLSKPSELSGGQKQRVAIARALSLDPKILLCDEATSALDPKITKDILALLSKINKELGITIVVVTHQMEVIKEVCERVALLDGGEIKAEGKAEDLFLKPGTSLKKFLGEEDELLPDDGVNIKLFFPSNSSENALITKMARELEIDFSIVWGKLEKFREDILGGLVINIKEEDKDKVIKYLESKDILLEVIE
- a CDS encoding methionine ABC transporter permease, whose translation is MNEIIGKALIETLEMVFVSTTFAVILGFIPAIILTITANDGLKPNKIIYNILDFIVNTLRSFPFIILMVIIIPLTRLIAGKSIGTEAAMVPLTIAAAPFVARVIEASLREVDKGVIEAARSFGASNLQIIFKVMLKEAVPSIMSGITLTIISIVGYSAMAGAIGGGGLGQVAISYGYQRFQTDVMIVTCIILIIVVQGLQFLGNYFYNKLSK
- a CDS encoding MetQ/NlpA family ABC transporter substrate-binding protein; the encoded protein is MKKKSILSVVLAGIVALGLVGCGSGTNTGSKDSKNDKVIKIGVTPKPHKEIVEIAKPLLEKEGYTVEITEFNDYVQPNTAVSEGSLDANFFQHMPYLKEQNESKGFKLVSVGAVHLEPMGLYSKKIKSLDELKDGATIAIPNDPSNEARALKLLAGKGIIKIKDGELVTPKDIIQDGGNSKNLKFSELEAAAVPRAIDDVDAAVINGNYAIDAKFNPTKDAIIIEDKNSEAAKPYANIVVVKEGNEKQEKIQALYKALTSPEVKAFIEKEYSGAVIPVF
- a CDS encoding YkvA family protein, whose product is MNISEVNVKLVGSDILSIINEFVKVDGLILNNVFIEDGIILEGSLKKGIKIDFFVKVELIECAHNIIVARIVKAKILNLGIFRILRSFALKQLAKAFKEYGIESQKDKVIININTLLKGVPYVELNITEIFMKRSELWVEASNVNISIAGELIKKVEAEEVKEENEDNIAELEIVNKTQDNYSRGREILEDKLPRSVKEYKEYIFILPDVISLIYRLLRDKRVPLKTKLIMSAAIAYIAIPTDIIPSSIPFIGAIDDIGVAFFALNKVLADVPLAIIIENWQGKNELLLVLKNGVEYLVDFTGARNVSKLCDVVRELSTL
- a CDS encoding ribonuclease H1 domain-containing protein — its product is MAKKVYAIQCGFDVKNNKKVENIIVNTWDECLKYVKGVKGAKYKSFESIDDAKAYLNEGNRMLKKSDNKYPKDCLHAYVDGSYNSSDGRYSYGVVCVSNNVVEYIESNAAKDTSEKNVRQVAGELKGAVRAVEYASSNNRTKIVLFHDYEGIAHHATGAWDRKEESSMEYYDKMQKLMSSGIEVIFVKVDSHTGDLFNELVDEKCKQCLGITSDKIVQKWLNKNIIEVANNEVKAEILSIAPNCANNIIISGENKFIDESIDVIEIDKTTNENDQIDDEFRFEQIVNLYKTNYKEGKKVISKLLSKQKESFILYLLSHNK
- a CDS encoding YtxH domain-containing protein — translated: MQRFSKGMMAGILIGVAVEMAMMPMYDRSTQRTMKRAGRKMRNMAEATYSGMQDWMR
- a CDS encoding helix-turn-helix transcriptional regulator, producing MEILSLGEKIKRKRKQLNMTLKDLAKDRITPGQISLVESGRSNPSVDLLEYLADALNTTVEYLMESEESQAEKISLYYEQVGESCILQGDYEKGQRYIDNALYYCEKYNLEYRKAIIYFITAKSYMYKTDFPMAQKIFLSANVIFIKNNNYEKIIKTFLHLTNVALELKAYHSASSYLKQAEKVYLDNNIVDDFLMGEIHYNMARTYYNIEELDLALKYSYLAKSRFEQIYNDEDYAKNLFCLAEDFNKKGDLPNAIKYSKKTLEVYKKIQYNKGIVNIEHNLGRLFYELGHLEESLKHYEISKSVSAQNHVGYINDILIDICKNHLKLKNTEECSKLLKNIENSIEENDIDRKIECKLIKYTIFNIDEKMEQAESVLIDTYMLAKNSGRLAKAGELAMRVGKYFIDKKEEEEASYYLNQGIQLFNEAEKLKN
- a CDS encoding helix-turn-helix transcriptional regulator — translated: MEILSTGEKIKRARIFKGITLKQLCENKISIAKMSCIENGKIKADKELLKYISEKIEIDFNYLIEDVYEQILNNLETIKKNISCDNDSESKLKDNLSYALKYKYYDLAFKLIHILFYYYVEENKAENIQLIVSQYYDLFQRNNTEENTVTYFKDMAIYLSQNGEYIEAISYYSKLREMCQQKKEKFDKAEYCLIGYNEALGYQNLGKTEEAYSILSDIIGYVDKLKTDESKGKIYHIYATVCIKLKKDYAEEYKKKAFEYQKHNPISLALSHGNYGKYYFEVGEKEKAIAEIENGIKIFPQDNIEKNVEFLNYCTRILIDNVEYEIAYKITEEALNMAIITDNIKLIEKSYYLKGMILQKMDKYAEAEKYMNLSLDSLFKFGTRDERKNRYIDMGNLYYNLGMATDSLKYFNLALAVDKKI